One stretch of Pedobacter riviphilus DNA includes these proteins:
- a CDS encoding helix-turn-helix domain-containing protein translates to MEPFGFEKLPEIICQLFEKVERIEEMVSDLNPADDGSSDLLTVKEAADYLKVSVQSLYSKVSRIEIPVSKPGRRLYLAENRPV, encoded by the coding sequence ATGGAACCATTTGGCTTTGAGAAACTTCCCGAAATCATCTGTCAGTTATTTGAAAAAGTAGAACGGATCGAAGAAATGGTATCAGACCTTAATCCGGCGGATGACGGATCAAGTGACCTTTTAACGGTAAAGGAAGCTGCTGATTACCTAAAGGTTTCCGTGCAATCCCTATACTCTAAAGTCAGTAGAATAGAAATACCTGTAAGCAAGCCGGGCAGACGATTGTACCTGGCTGAAAATCGACCTGTTTAA
- a CDS encoding winged helix-turn-helix transcriptional regulator, translating to MASTNINGELKEATCEQELSAIRDSLEILGGKWKLRIMRYLVNRIDQRNTFKKIQREIEGISAKMLSKELHDLELNLLVSREVIDSKPVTVAYSITEYGYTVLPVTETLVEWGLRHREKIKAMINCFPA from the coding sequence ATGGCCTCAACGAATATTAACGGAGAATTAAAAGAAGCTACCTGCGAACAAGAGCTATCGGCTATTCGCGATAGTCTTGAAATTTTAGGTGGAAAATGGAAACTTAGGATTATGCGCTACTTGGTAAACCGTATTGATCAGCGAAATACCTTTAAGAAAATACAACGCGAAATTGAGGGGATTTCGGCTAAAATGCTTTCTAAAGAACTCCATGACTTGGAACTGAATCTCCTGGTTTCGAGAGAAGTGATCGATTCTAAACCTGTAACTGTAGCCTATTCGATCACCGAGTATGGTTATACTGTACTTCCTGTAACAGAAACCCTTGTAGAATGGGGATTGAGACACCGAGAGAAAATCAAGGCAATGATCAATTGCTTCCCGGCTTAG
- a CDS encoding PhzF family phenazine biosynthesis protein — protein sequence MRKLDYYILDVFTTQRYTGNQLSVVHTPDALSLDEYHKISREFGYSETSFIHYSETTGALEVRSFTPAGFEVNGAGHNLLGAVILALLKQWDIFKTQTTATWVSINGTPIGVNVTQKDDHLFVTMKQHPAEIIGSVPSAKISAAVGLDAEMLGSNGWENKIVKTEVAHLMVPVKDLNVLALAIPNKTRLKAISEEYGFEGFYLFSTAPSAKGYLASARFFNPGIGIDEDPATGTAAGPLTGYLEKLGHIQKQSDHIIFQGEQTGHPSEIHTRVEDDGIVVSGSSVIVMEGSLYL from the coding sequence ATGAGAAAACTAGATTATTACATACTGGATGTTTTTACCACCCAGCGCTACACAGGCAACCAGCTTTCTGTTGTTCATACTCCTGATGCACTCAGCCTTGATGAATACCATAAAATTTCCAGAGAATTTGGTTACTCGGAAACCTCGTTTATCCATTATAGCGAAACTACCGGAGCCCTTGAGGTGAGGTCATTTACACCTGCCGGCTTCGAAGTTAATGGAGCAGGACACAATTTGCTTGGCGCAGTTATCCTTGCGCTTTTAAAACAATGGGATATTTTTAAAACACAGACTACAGCAACTTGGGTCTCCATTAATGGGACACCGATCGGTGTAAATGTAACTCAAAAAGATGATCACCTATTTGTTACAATGAAACAACATCCTGCAGAGATTATTGGAAGTGTGCCTTCTGCAAAAATTTCAGCCGCTGTGGGGCTTGATGCTGAAATGCTTGGTAGCAATGGCTGGGAAAATAAGATCGTAAAAACTGAAGTAGCCCATTTGATGGTCCCCGTTAAAGACCTTAATGTACTAGCGCTTGCAATTCCCAATAAAACACGCTTAAAAGCAATTAGCGAGGAATATGGTTTTGAAGGATTTTATCTTTTCTCGACGGCACCTTCAGCAAAAGGGTACCTTGCCAGCGCAAGGTTTTTCAATCCAGGTATTGGCATTGATGAAGATCCCGCTACAGGTACCGCCGCCGGACCACTAACAGGTTATCTTGAAAAACTGGGGCATATCCAAAAACAGAGTGACCATATCATTTTCCAGGGAGAACAGACTGGTCATCCTTCAGAAATACATACGCGCGTAGAAGACGATGGAATAGTGGTTAGCGGCTCCTCGGTAATTGTAATGGAAGGCAGTCTTTATCTATAG
- a CDS encoding immunity 22 family protein: MKMHIWLGTFGSKEEFEKYLDQRKYLEAWTVYDNEPPTGNEAEDAEPGPELRCDFCKELGLDTYDEDLMVMKYYKIPVDHKTVAHDILADEKEFESLCKKIKAGSFNSVIAYDDNGLNEKAALGSRTVKYIGKLPSASDEDLSGDSSFHYLWVGKNKLDKKNILGHAGIDKSKVVKTNYYHTAKSDKLDNILILQVKDYNVAEKMILRADEMNILTANSMLDLLVKGELEIDVESVADALGMKYIGKFVSH; this comes from the coding sequence ATGAAAATGCATATATGGCTGGGAACCTTTGGGTCGAAGGAAGAGTTTGAAAAATATCTGGACCAGAGAAAGTACCTGGAAGCATGGACGGTTTATGACAATGAACCGCCTACTGGAAACGAAGCAGAAGATGCGGAGCCTGGTCCGGAACTCCGTTGTGATTTCTGCAAGGAACTCGGCTTAGATACCTATGATGAAGATCTTATGGTCATGAAGTATTATAAGATACCTGTTGACCATAAAACAGTTGCCCATGATATTCTTGCTGACGAAAAAGAATTTGAATCTTTATGTAAAAAAATTAAGGCAGGTAGTTTTAATTCAGTTATTGCCTACGATGACAATGGCTTAAATGAAAAAGCAGCCTTAGGTTCCCGGACGGTAAAATATATCGGAAAATTACCGTCGGCCTCTGATGAAGATTTATCTGGCGATTCTTCCTTCCATTATTTATGGGTAGGCAAAAATAAACTGGATAAGAAAAATATCCTGGGGCATGCCGGGATTGATAAAAGCAAAGTTGTAAAGACCAATTATTACCATACTGCCAAAAGCGACAAGCTGGACAATATACTGATCCTTCAGGTTAAGGACTATAATGTTGCCGAAAAAATGATCCTGAGAGCAGATGAAATGAATATCCTTACTGCCAATTCAATGCTTGACCTGCTTGTAAAGGGTGAGCTTGAAATAGATGTGGAAAGTGTTGCAGATGCTTTGGGAATGAAGTATATCGGAAAGTTTGTTTCCCACTAA
- a CDS encoding DUF4886 domain-containing protein, translating into MIRFFLKYKGSRLFIFSLVFNLNAFSQTNNNTLHLFVIGNSFSQNATTFLPQMAKETGKNLVIGRAELGGHSLEQHWGYVEKFEKDSTDVKGKPYGGKSLKMLLSQGTWDVVTIQQYSYLSSDSSSYNPYAKKLVDYIKKLQPNAEIVIHQTWAYRADAKKFGKVGPEQLAKNQLEMWQKSREAYHKLAKQFNARLLPVGDAFEEVATNKKYGYKKDTAFDFEHPVASNLPDQTHSINVGYFWNKQELAFDPNHANDAGKYLGGLIWYGILFKDSPKKIGFKPASVSDDFKSYLLEVANKVIKVSKN; encoded by the coding sequence ATGATACGATTCTTTTTAAAGTACAAAGGCAGCAGATTATTCATTTTTTCGCTTGTTTTTAATCTTAATGCTTTCAGCCAAACCAATAACAATACATTACACTTATTTGTAATTGGAAACAGTTTCTCGCAAAATGCGACCACTTTTCTACCTCAAATGGCCAAAGAAACGGGTAAAAATTTAGTTATTGGCAGGGCAGAACTTGGCGGTCATTCTTTGGAGCAACATTGGGGTTATGTAGAAAAATTTGAAAAGGATTCAACCGATGTTAAAGGAAAGCCATATGGAGGCAAATCGTTGAAAATGTTATTGTCGCAAGGTACTTGGGATGTAGTGACCATTCAGCAATATTCATACCTTTCCAGCGATTCATCAAGCTACAATCCATACGCGAAAAAACTTGTAGACTATATTAAAAAGCTTCAACCAAATGCAGAAATCGTGATTCACCAAACTTGGGCTTACCGTGCTGATGCAAAGAAATTTGGGAAAGTTGGGCCAGAGCAATTGGCTAAAAACCAGTTGGAAATGTGGCAAAAATCTCGTGAAGCATACCACAAACTAGCAAAACAGTTTAATGCCAGGCTTTTACCTGTTGGCGATGCGTTTGAAGAAGTGGCGACCAATAAAAAATATGGCTATAAAAAGGATACGGCTTTCGATTTTGAACATCCTGTTGCATCCAATTTACCTGATCAAACTCATTCTATCAATGTAGGCTATTTTTGGAACAAACAAGAATTGGCCTTTGATCCAAACCATGCGAATGATGCGGGGAAATATTTAGGCGGTTTGATTTGGTACGGGATACTTTTTAAAGATTCCCCGAAAAAAATAGGATTTAAACCCGCATCTGTTTCAGATGATTTTAAAAGTTATCTGCTTGAGGTTGCCAATAAGGTTATAAAGGTTTCCAAAAACTGA
- a CDS encoding sodium:solute symporter family transporter, with the protein MGKLDFVVMAVFALLIFGIGLTFTRVGSKSGQAFFEAGGETPWWINGLSLFISYFSAGTFVVWGSIAYKHGLVANAIQLTMAISGLIVTFFIAGRWKKTGVATAAEYIGKRFGAAEKQFYTYMTLLLSLFTTAAVLYPVGKMVHVATPYSLETCIIVIGLIIVVYTAAGGLWAVLVTDVVQFVILTAAVLIVIPIAFSQIGGPANLVAKAPPHFFEPFNQDYTFGFMLAFIVYQTFYIGGNWSYVQRYTSVSNQKNSKKVAGIFTILYFVSPFIWMIPPMIYRVINPNLQGLESEDAYMMLIQKVMPAGLIGLVLAGMVSATSSKANTTINMASTVFAQDIYKNLLRPKASEKEVIWMARFFTLVLVF; encoded by the coding sequence ATGGGAAAATTAGATTTTGTGGTAATGGCGGTTTTTGCCTTACTTATATTCGGTATCGGACTTACATTTACTCGTGTGGGTAGTAAAAGCGGGCAGGCTTTTTTCGAAGCAGGAGGAGAAACACCCTGGTGGATCAATGGCTTATCCTTGTTTATCAGCTATTTTTCGGCCGGAACCTTTGTGGTTTGGGGATCTATCGCTTATAAACATGGGCTGGTTGCCAATGCAATACAGTTAACAATGGCCATCAGTGGCTTAATTGTCACCTTTTTTATTGCCGGAAGATGGAAAAAAACAGGCGTTGCAACTGCAGCTGAATACATCGGCAAACGTTTCGGTGCGGCCGAAAAACAGTTTTATACCTATATGACCTTGCTGCTGAGCCTGTTCACCACTGCTGCAGTATTGTATCCGGTTGGTAAAATGGTGCATGTAGCCACCCCATACTCCCTAGAAACCTGCATTATTGTGATCGGGTTGATCATTGTGGTATATACCGCTGCTGGCGGATTATGGGCAGTTTTAGTGACTGATGTAGTTCAGTTTGTAATACTTACAGCTGCGGTACTGATTGTGATCCCCATAGCTTTTTCCCAGATCGGTGGACCAGCCAACCTTGTGGCAAAAGCGCCGCCCCATTTTTTTGAGCCCTTTAACCAGGACTATACCTTTGGGTTTATGCTGGCTTTTATTGTTTATCAGACGTTTTATATCGGCGGAAACTGGTCATATGTGCAACGTTATACCAGTGTGTCTAACCAAAAAAACTCAAAAAAGGTAGCAGGTATATTTACCATCTTGTATTTTGTAAGTCCTTTTATCTGGATGATCCCGCCAATGATCTACCGGGTGATCAATCCAAATCTTCAGGGACTGGAAAGTGAAGATGCATACATGATGTTGATCCAAAAAGTAATGCCGGCAGGTTTGATAGGGCTTGTGCTGGCCGGAATGGTTTCTGCCACATCCAGTAAAGCCAATACAACGATCAATATGGCCTCGACTGTCTTTGCGCAGGATATTTATAAAAACCTGCTAAGACCAAAAGCGTCAGAAAAAGAAGTGATCTGGATGGCCCGATTCTTTACCCTGGTTTTGGTGTTCTAA
- a CDS encoding FAD-dependent oxidoreductase → MITNQGGEKRQLRSDELAADLAIIGGGVSGTCAAITAARQGLKIVLVQDRPVLGGNASSEVRLWMLGATSHMGNNNRWAREGGVVDELMVENMYRNPEGNPLIFDTVLLDKVVSEPNITLLLNTGVYDVEKSAADQLSAVKAFCSQNSTEYIIHAPLFCDASGDGIVAFLAGAAFRMGAEAKEEFGEQFAPTKEYGELLGHSLYFYSKDTGKPVKFVAPSYALDDITKIPRFKNFNAREYGCKLWWLEYGGRLDTVHDTEKIKWELWKVAYSAWNYVKNSGNFPEAENLALEWVGTIPGKRESRRFEGEYIIKQQDIVNQQLHDDAVAFGGWSIDLHPADGVFSEKPGCNQWHSKGIYQIPYRSLYSRNIKNLFLAGRIISATHVAFGSTRVMATAAHAAQAVAMAAKICKDKNLLPAEVYHKGFIPELQTELLRSGHHIPDLVLHDAIDLVRSAQVTASSELLLTGLPETRLFKPLEFSVAQMIPLKAGAIGTFVVHAEGDVATELEVELRISSKKSNHTPDLTIDKVSLPINVGRNCLQISFDAVMPEESYAFLTFMKNPDVKLQFSAKRVTGLLSVFNAINKDVSNYGKQSPPEDIGVDEFEFWCPKRRPEGHNIAFNYTSGIDAFGAANVSNGIDRPVSAPNAWVADWKDKNPALTISWKEIKSIKRIELLFDTDFDHPMESVLMGHPENVMPFCVRNYVIKDDKENVVFTKTGNYQTRNIIELTEPLNTRSLTIYLEHPSDEVPAALFSVRCYQ, encoded by the coding sequence ATGATCACAAATCAAGGAGGCGAAAAGAGGCAGCTGCGATCTGACGAACTCGCGGCAGATCTTGCCATTATAGGGGGCGGGGTATCAGGAACCTGTGCCGCAATTACCGCTGCAAGGCAAGGGTTAAAGATTGTACTGGTGCAGGACAGGCCCGTGCTTGGCGGAAATGCGAGCAGTGAGGTAAGGTTATGGATGCTGGGCGCCACATCACATATGGGAAATAATAACCGTTGGGCAAGAGAAGGTGGTGTGGTGGATGAGCTGATGGTTGAAAATATGTACAGGAACCCCGAAGGCAATCCGTTGATTTTTGATACGGTTTTGCTTGATAAGGTTGTTTCAGAACCTAATATTACCTTATTGCTTAATACCGGGGTGTATGATGTAGAGAAATCAGCCGCAGATCAACTGAGCGCCGTAAAAGCCTTTTGCAGTCAGAATTCTACCGAATATATCATACACGCACCGCTTTTTTGCGATGCATCAGGAGATGGCATTGTGGCCTTTTTGGCTGGTGCGGCGTTTAGGATGGGAGCAGAGGCCAAAGAAGAATTTGGAGAACAGTTTGCGCCTACAAAAGAATATGGGGAACTGCTTGGCCATAGCCTGTATTTTTACAGTAAAGATACCGGCAAGCCTGTAAAGTTTGTAGCCCCTTCTTATGCACTGGATGATATTACAAAGATCCCCAGGTTTAAAAATTTTAATGCCAGGGAGTACGGATGTAAACTTTGGTGGCTGGAGTATGGAGGAAGATTGGATACGGTACATGATACCGAAAAAATAAAATGGGAACTCTGGAAAGTTGCCTACAGTGCATGGAACTATGTAAAAAACTCGGGCAATTTTCCTGAAGCCGAAAACCTTGCGCTAGAATGGGTAGGTACCATACCGGGTAAAAGAGAGAGCCGCCGTTTCGAAGGCGAATACATCATCAAACAACAGGATATCGTTAATCAGCAATTGCATGATGACGCTGTCGCATTTGGTGGCTGGAGCATAGATCTGCATCCTGCAGATGGGGTGTTCAGCGAGAAACCTGGTTGCAATCAATGGCATAGCAAGGGCATCTATCAGATTCCCTATCGCTCTTTATATAGCCGAAACATCAAAAATCTTTTTCTGGCAGGAAGGATTATCAGTGCAACGCATGTTGCCTTTGGCTCTACCAGGGTTATGGCTACTGCTGCCCATGCGGCACAGGCGGTTGCCATGGCAGCGAAGATCTGTAAAGACAAAAATCTGTTGCCAGCGGAGGTCTATCATAAAGGATTTATACCAGAACTGCAGACTGAGCTGCTGCGCAGTGGGCATCACATTCCAGATCTTGTACTTCATGATGCGATCGACCTTGTACGCAGTGCGCAGGTTACCGCATCCTCAGAACTGTTGCTGACCGGCCTTCCCGAAACTAGGTTGTTTAAACCACTCGAGTTTTCTGTTGCCCAGATGATCCCCTTAAAAGCAGGGGCAATCGGTACCTTTGTTGTACATGCAGAAGGAGATGTGGCAACGGAGTTGGAAGTAGAACTTAGGATCAGCAGTAAAAAGAGCAACCATACGCCAGATTTGACCATAGATAAAGTTTCACTGCCAATAAATGTCGGGCGCAATTGCCTGCAGATCAGCTTTGATGCGGTAATGCCTGAGGAAAGTTATGCGTTTCTTACCTTTATGAAGAATCCTGATGTAAAACTGCAGTTCTCAGCGAAGCGGGTTACGGGACTATTATCCGTGTTCAATGCTATTAATAAAGACGTATCCAATTATGGAAAACAAAGTCCGCCAGAGGATATTGGGGTAGATGAGTTTGAATTCTGGTGCCCCAAGCGCAGGCCCGAAGGGCACAATATTGCATTTAACTACACATCTGGTATTGATGCTTTTGGTGCTGCAAATGTTAGCAATGGCATAGACAGGCCAGTTTCTGCACCAAATGCATGGGTGGCCGACTGGAAAGATAAGAATCCGGCACTAACCATCAGCTGGAAAGAAATCAAGAGCATTAAACGGATCGAGTTGTTATTTGATACTGATTTTGATCATCCAATGGAGTCTGTCCTGATGGGGCATCCGGAAAATGTGATGCCGTTTTGCGTAAGGAATTATGTAATTAAAGATGATAAAGAGAACGTTGTTTTTACTAAAACCGGTAATTATCAAACCAGGAACATCATTGAGCTAACTGAGCCTTTAAATACCAGGAGCCTAACGATATATTTGGAACATCCTTCAGACGAGGTACCTGCGGCTTTGTTCTCCGTGCGTTGTTATCAATAA
- a CDS encoding SGNH/GDSL hydrolase family protein: MNKKGVKTALLAYLLISATAFSQTRPDSDKIAASQAGASPLYFDVSVPNIPVIEAGDFNNELECNVRAGLPGFFEKVNAGKKVVVAFIGGSITQANFGYRLQTAKYLEQTYPQVSFQWINAGVSGTGTELGAFRINEQVLSHQPDLIFIEFAVNGAYAAGMEGMIRQTIKKNPNTAICLLYTILTGQTAFYQKNELPPNIKGLEQVAAHYDLPSVNLGMEPASLEAAGKLIWKGNPAEQMRILFSEDGIHPTTVGGNFYAAAIARAFKKIETAKPLKKKELPKPLISAAWEEATMVDPSILPVPDQGWRVLPTDTDPNLKKFSPWFSNVLSANKPGATFSFRFKGDMLGVFDIGGPEVGQLEWIIDGKPVKLSKEKEGNFIYYQAKDTTAADVLNRFNNYCYNRYRGQFDVIKVPQGNHLVKVTLSGQKADKLMILPEDKREDIVQHPEKYDQTVIYLGRILLRGTLLK, translated from the coding sequence ATGAATAAAAAAGGTGTGAAAACTGCATTGCTTGCTTATTTATTGATATCTGCTACTGCATTTTCTCAAACCAGGCCAGATAGTGATAAGATTGCAGCTTCACAGGCAGGGGCTTCTCCTCTTTATTTTGATGTTTCTGTCCCTAATATCCCTGTAATTGAAGCGGGTGACTTTAACAATGAGCTGGAATGCAATGTTAGGGCAGGTCTTCCGGGCTTCTTTGAAAAAGTAAATGCGGGTAAAAAGGTGGTAGTTGCTTTTATTGGAGGGAGCATTACACAAGCAAATTTTGGTTATCGCCTTCAAACGGCCAAGTACCTGGAGCAAACCTATCCTCAGGTCAGCTTTCAATGGATCAATGCAGGTGTATCTGGCACGGGAACGGAGCTGGGTGCATTTAGGATCAATGAACAGGTACTTAGCCACCAGCCCGATCTTATTTTTATAGAATTTGCCGTTAACGGCGCTTATGCCGCCGGGATGGAAGGGATGATCCGTCAAACAATCAAAAAGAACCCCAATACAGCTATTTGTTTGCTGTATACCATTTTAACTGGACAAACTGCCTTTTATCAAAAAAATGAGTTGCCACCAAATATTAAAGGATTGGAGCAGGTTGCAGCACACTACGACCTACCTTCTGTGAATTTAGGAATGGAGCCAGCAAGCCTGGAAGCAGCAGGAAAGCTAATCTGGAAAGGAAACCCAGCTGAGCAGATGAGAATTTTGTTTTCTGAGGATGGAATCCACCCGACTACGGTAGGGGGAAATTTCTACGCTGCGGCCATAGCCCGTGCTTTCAAAAAAATTGAGACAGCAAAGCCCTTAAAAAAGAAGGAGCTGCCAAAGCCATTAATTAGTGCCGCATGGGAGGAGGCAACAATGGTAGATCCATCAATTTTGCCAGTTCCTGATCAAGGCTGGAGGGTGTTGCCAACTGATACTGATCCAAACCTTAAAAAATTCAGTCCCTGGTTTTCTAATGTACTTTCTGCTAATAAGCCCGGGGCCACATTTAGTTTCCGTTTTAAGGGTGATATGCTGGGTGTATTTGATATTGGCGGACCTGAGGTTGGGCAACTGGAGTGGATTATAGATGGAAAGCCTGTGAAATTAAGCAAAGAAAAGGAAGGGAATTTTATTTATTACCAGGCAAAAGACACAACTGCTGCTGATGTATTGAATAGGTTCAACAACTATTGTTATAACCGTTACCGCGGGCAGTTTGATGTAATTAAAGTGCCTCAAGGGAACCATTTGGTAAAGGTAACCCTGTCTGGCCAGAAAGCCGATAAACTCATGATCTTGCCTGAGGACAAGAGGGAGGATATTGTTCAACATCCTGAAAAATATGATCAGACAGTGATCTATTTAGGTCGGATTTTACTAAGAGGGACATTACTGAAATGA
- a CDS encoding glycerophosphoryl diester phosphodiesterase gives MRLNPVILLLLAFANSSYAQLAPQARLTNDALRLNWEDTGMGYKIKQLSVKGQNGWHSLSGTLGQYTLLYSADQPRMDSEAKDKNGKEIQFPEPEYRYIIPTWKANTSAVSLNKEGRAILFYPQQYKQVGHTLVFQQKTDVSIVEAIWKLDPVYKNDLCVSIHLTANKDGYYSIASPALSTNDKKSFEWGCIPGVFQGSTINNNFTDAYAYGHGIPDRPVVVRERTAAALTAMLTNRDGITLAVTAEPGTARHPWEYDKSTQSNWLLGLSLINRQEQLSPTLYHPVLGQNKSYLKKGESISFDFRYTINTSSWYQAYQHVVNDVYRFDELLHLKQTKLSLSGRMEQLLDYVKKDSTSRWRTFDYHGRTIGAQEYLGGVYGSEKDAVKNADYGAMWMLANITQDPILVQKRLKDALNFKLAQQNTADGFFHGAAAGQYYLYHSKRFTEEWGPYTEPIATTYYILLDMGNVSLFEPDNQQLKSGMRMAADWLLTKMKPEGYWEVAYHNDTQKPMFEDLKDYRPTFYGLLVAYQTLRDKKYLEAAVKAADWYIKNAVDKGYFLGVCGDARFAPDFATGQSAQALLDLFEITKDVRFKQAAIKTAQFYTTSIYSHPIPNKESKKVGSIQLEDWQISQVGLSFEHGGILGSANNSGPIMLASHAGMFVRLFQLTKDSLYLKMARTAALSKDAFVDPATGVASYYWSAMNKGAGPFPHHAWWQVGWITDYLMAELSLRSQGRIDFPSGFLTPKVGPHKTFGFRQGKIFDKQGDLTLMEKLVSLNNPNMDYVCALNKQDKVFYLFVLNNDDEIQESTFKLDMSRFIPGHSLDLKTARCFSASGSKIPFSTGDPIKIAPYGLQVYAFTYK, from the coding sequence ATGAGATTAAACCCTGTAATCTTACTGCTGCTTGCTTTTGCAAACAGCAGTTATGCCCAGTTAGCGCCCCAAGCCAGATTAACAAATGATGCACTTCGCCTGAACTGGGAAGACACTGGTATGGGATATAAAATAAAACAACTATCTGTAAAAGGACAAAACGGATGGCATTCCTTGTCTGGTACATTGGGTCAATATACCCTGCTTTACAGTGCAGATCAACCCAGGATGGATTCGGAGGCTAAGGACAAAAACGGGAAAGAAATTCAATTTCCTGAACCTGAATACCGCTATATCATTCCTACCTGGAAGGCGAATACCTCTGCGGTTTCCTTAAATAAGGAAGGGCGTGCCATTTTATTTTATCCGCAACAGTATAAGCAGGTTGGCCATACACTTGTTTTTCAGCAAAAAACAGATGTCTCTATTGTGGAGGCAATCTGGAAGCTAGATCCTGTTTACAAAAATGATCTATGTGTTTCCATTCATTTAACAGCAAATAAGGATGGATATTATTCCATAGCGAGTCCGGCATTGAGTACAAACGACAAAAAAAGTTTTGAATGGGGCTGTATCCCCGGTGTGTTTCAAGGCAGCACCATCAACAATAACTTTACAGATGCCTATGCTTATGGACACGGAATTCCAGATAGACCGGTTGTGGTAAGAGAAAGAACAGCGGCTGCACTTACGGCTATGCTCACGAATAGAGATGGAATTACACTTGCCGTAACGGCCGAGCCAGGAACAGCCAGACATCCATGGGAATATGATAAATCTACCCAGTCGAACTGGCTGCTTGGCCTGTCACTGATCAACAGGCAGGAACAACTGAGCCCAACCTTATATCATCCGGTACTGGGGCAGAACAAGTCGTATTTAAAAAAGGGGGAAAGCATCTCTTTTGATTTCAGGTACACCATTAATACTTCAAGCTGGTATCAGGCATATCAGCATGTCGTAAACGATGTTTATCGCTTTGATGAGCTACTGCATTTAAAGCAAACCAAGCTTTCCTTATCTGGTCGCATGGAACAGCTTTTAGATTATGTGAAAAAGGACAGTACTTCACGGTGGCGGACTTTCGATTATCACGGCCGGACTATTGGTGCCCAGGAATATTTGGGTGGGGTGTATGGCTCGGAAAAAGATGCTGTAAAAAATGCTGATTATGGGGCCATGTGGATGTTGGCGAATATCACTCAAGACCCGATTCTGGTTCAGAAACGTCTTAAAGATGCATTGAACTTTAAATTGGCGCAGCAAAATACCGCTGATGGGTTCTTTCACGGAGCTGCAGCTGGTCAATATTACCTCTACCATTCAAAACGGTTTACCGAAGAGTGGGGGCCTTATACCGAGCCAATCGCAACCACTTATTATATTTTGCTTGATATGGGCAACGTGTCTTTGTTTGAGCCAGATAATCAGCAGCTTAAATCGGGTATGCGTATGGCGGCCGACTGGCTTTTGACTAAAATGAAGCCAGAAGGTTATTGGGAAGTGGCTTATCATAACGACACGCAAAAACCTATGTTTGAAGATCTGAAAGATTACAGACCTACTTTTTACGGACTGTTGGTTGCATACCAGACGCTCCGGGATAAAAAATACCTGGAGGCGGCGGTAAAAGCTGCAGACTGGTATATCAAAAATGCAGTAGATAAAGGATACTTTTTAGGTGTTTGCGGAGATGCCAGGTTTGCACCTGATTTTGCAACCGGACAAAGTGCCCAGGCTTTGCTCGATCTGTTTGAAATTACAAAGGACGTACGATTTAAACAGGCTGCTATTAAAACTGCACAATTCTATACAACCTCCATCTATTCTCATCCGATTCCGAATAAAGAAAGCAAAAAAGTTGGGTCGATACAATTGGAAGACTGGCAAATAAGCCAGGTGGGGCTAAGCTTTGAACATGGAGGGATTTTAGGTTCCGCCAATAACAGCGGCCCCATCATGCTCGCCAGCCATGCCGGTATGTTTGTAAGGCTATTTCAACTGACAAAAGATTCGCTATACCTCAAAATGGCAAGAACAGCAGCTTTAAGTAAAGATGCTTTTGTAGACCCAGCCACAGGAGTTGCTTCGTATTATTGGAGCGCCATGAACAAAGGAGCCGGGCCTTTTCCTCATCATGCCTGGTGGCAGGTGGGTTGGATCACCGATTACCTGATGGCAGAACTTTCCTTGCGTTCACAGGGGCGGATTGATTTTCCTTCAGGCTTTCTTACGCCTAAGGTTGGCCCTCACAAAACCTTTGGCTTCAGGCAGGGAAAAATATTTGATAAGCAGGGAGACCTGACATTGATGGAGAAACTGGTTTCATTGAACAATCCCAATATGGACTATGTATGCGCCCTGAATAAGCAGGATAAAGTGTTTTACCTGTTTGTATTGAATAACGATGACGAAATACAGGAAAGTACCTTCAAGCTAGACATGTCCCGTTTTATTCCAGGTCACAGCCTGGATTTGAAAACTGCCAGATGTTTTTCTGCATCAGGTTCAAAAATTCCTTTTTCTACAGGAGATCCTATAAAAATAGCACCTTATGGTCTCCAGGTTTATGCATTTACCTACAAATAA